One part of the Herbiconiux aconitum genome encodes these proteins:
- a CDS encoding GntR family transcriptional regulator, whose protein sequence is MQSTKIERHAAPLRQQVVRLLREDILEGVLAPGERLLESALCDSYGVSRTVIREALRQLETESLITMLPNRGPIVTVLTKRDIESLYEVRRALEGLAGELFARRARPEQAAAMRELIVAMEDSYLRGTVQSREESKEQFYDLLLEGAANPVLENDLRGVHTRIGLFRRYAFVDEHRVALSMEELRLIVREMAENRDPVAARQACEHHIQLAGELAILEYTKRLHHSDAQSDPAKIAI, encoded by the coding sequence ATGCAATCAACGAAGATCGAACGTCACGCCGCTCCTTTGCGCCAGCAAGTCGTGCGCCTGCTCCGCGAAGACATCCTGGAGGGTGTGCTCGCCCCGGGGGAGCGTCTGCTCGAAAGTGCCTTGTGCGACAGCTACGGTGTCTCGCGCACCGTCATCCGCGAAGCGCTCCGGCAGCTCGAGACCGAGAGCCTCATCACGATGCTGCCGAACCGGGGGCCCATCGTGACCGTGCTCACGAAGCGCGACATCGAGTCGCTCTACGAGGTGCGGCGTGCACTCGAGGGACTCGCCGGCGAACTCTTCGCCCGGCGCGCACGCCCCGAACAGGCTGCCGCGATGCGCGAACTGATCGTCGCGATGGAAGACAGCTACCTCCGCGGCACGGTGCAGTCGCGCGAGGAGAGCAAGGAGCAGTTCTACGACCTGCTGCTGGAGGGCGCCGCCAACCCGGTGCTCGAGAACGACCTGCGTGGAGTGCACACCCGCATCGGCCTCTTCCGCCGCTACGCCTTCGTCGACGAACACCGCGTGGCGCTGTCGATGGAGGAGCTGCGGCTCATCGTGCGCGAGATGGCGGAGAACCGCGATCCGGTTGCCGCGCGACAGGCCTGCGAGCACCACATCCAGCTCGCCGGTGAGCTGGCCATCCTCGAATACACCAAGCGCCTGCACCACTCCGACGCTCAATCCGACCCCGCCAAAATCGCAATCTAG
- a CDS encoding ATP-binding cassette domain-containing protein: MTNSDLYDVATDPADAAALERRSFGPTVLKLDGIVKTFPGVRALTDVTLDVLAGEVHALVGENGAGKSTLMAVASGALAPDEGSVQIGGAPLTSASPDAARELGLGIVRQDPALLPDLTVAENMAVGVGYKRVGGLGRAVKWSQGQLDAWEMGIDAKTRVADLSVEQRFIVEIAKALALDPKVLILDEPTEHLSLEEVQKLFRKVRELVAGGTAVVYISHRIPEVKQISDRITVLRDGQVRGTFDADEVDESQIVERVIGRKLETVFPEKGSLTGSVGTEDRLAVAELHSDEFHDITFTVKAGEIVGLAGVQGNGQTQLIRALAGLEPTTGSIEVAGKALSNGSNASASAAGVVYVPADRHGEGVFLPLSVGDNIAAKTLPQVSRAGMVSERRIFQTAVEQIKRLAIKTPSPRTPISSLSGGNQQKVVLARTLLSKPTVLLAEEPTQGVDAGARVDIYRILRDAADAGAAVVILSSDGVELEGLCDRVLIMSRGAVVQELVGEEVSEAAIARAALTSTTVRERTDADKSARGVKLRRWMRGDQSPAAVLGAIFLVLGVVVAATNPSYLGAFNINNLLFMAAPLLFVGAAQQVVVLGSGFDLSVGPLMGFLVVLASYWIVDGGNLYIGIGLMVAGAIATGVVNGFLVTRFNINPVVVTLATFMALQGIYLALRSTPGGIIFGPIADQIQARVGIVPVVTIVAVVVLLLLEFALRRTRWGVELRGVGSRIDAAGRLGIKVKRTQFFSYVLCSFLVLPAAVVMMAQIGIGDGRPSLSYTLASVTVVVLAGASIFGGRGSFIGILAAAFLVQQVLNVSPFLGLSQAWSYWLPGLITLAAAVLYAQLRRTRRRKRAAAVPIASPEGSAA; encoded by the coding sequence ATGACGAACTCCGACCTCTACGACGTCGCCACCGATCCCGCCGACGCCGCCGCCCTCGAGCGGCGCAGTTTCGGTCCCACCGTGCTGAAACTCGACGGGATCGTGAAGACCTTCCCCGGGGTGCGTGCCCTCACCGACGTCACCCTCGACGTGCTGGCGGGCGAGGTGCACGCCCTGGTGGGCGAGAACGGCGCGGGCAAGTCGACACTGATGGCCGTGGCATCCGGAGCCCTCGCCCCCGACGAGGGAAGCGTGCAGATCGGCGGCGCACCGCTCACCAGTGCATCGCCGGATGCCGCGCGAGAGCTCGGACTCGGCATCGTGCGTCAGGATCCGGCTCTGCTGCCCGACCTGACCGTGGCCGAGAACATGGCCGTGGGCGTGGGGTACAAGCGGGTGGGCGGTCTCGGCCGCGCGGTGAAATGGTCGCAGGGTCAACTCGACGCCTGGGAGATGGGGATCGACGCGAAGACGCGGGTGGCCGATCTGTCGGTCGAGCAGCGTTTCATCGTGGAGATCGCGAAGGCACTCGCGCTCGACCCGAAGGTTCTCATCCTCGACGAGCCCACCGAGCACCTCTCGCTCGAGGAGGTGCAGAAGCTGTTCCGCAAGGTGCGCGAACTCGTGGCCGGCGGCACCGCCGTGGTCTACATCTCGCACCGCATCCCCGAGGTCAAGCAGATCTCCGACCGCATCACGGTGCTGCGCGACGGGCAGGTGCGCGGCACCTTCGATGCCGACGAGGTCGACGAGTCGCAGATCGTCGAACGCGTGATCGGGCGCAAGCTCGAGACCGTGTTCCCCGAGAAGGGCAGTCTGACCGGATCGGTGGGCACGGAAGACAGGCTCGCCGTCGCGGAATTGCACAGCGACGAGTTCCACGACATCACGTTCACGGTGAAGGCCGGCGAGATCGTGGGGCTCGCCGGTGTGCAGGGCAACGGACAGACGCAGCTGATCCGGGCGCTCGCGGGCCTCGAGCCCACCACCGGCAGCATCGAGGTCGCCGGAAAGGCGCTGTCGAACGGGTCGAACGCCTCCGCGTCGGCCGCCGGGGTCGTGTACGTGCCGGCCGACCGGCACGGCGAGGGCGTGTTCCTCCCGCTGTCGGTGGGCGACAACATCGCCGCCAAGACGCTGCCACAGGTGTCGCGCGCCGGGATGGTGAGCGAACGCCGCATCTTCCAGACGGCGGTGGAGCAGATCAAGCGGCTCGCCATCAAGACGCCGTCACCACGCACCCCGATCTCCTCGCTCTCGGGCGGCAACCAGCAGAAGGTGGTGCTCGCACGAACCCTGCTGTCGAAGCCGACGGTGCTGCTGGCCGAGGAGCCGACCCAGGGCGTCGACGCCGGCGCCCGCGTCGACATCTACCGCATCCTCCGCGACGCGGCCGATGCGGGCGCGGCCGTCGTCATCCTCTCGTCCGACGGCGTCGAACTCGAGGGTCTCTGCGACCGCGTGCTCATCATGTCGCGCGGCGCCGTGGTGCAGGAGCTGGTGGGCGAGGAGGTCTCCGAGGCTGCCATCGCGCGGGCGGCGCTCACCTCCACGACGGTGCGCGAACGAACGGATGCCGACAAGTCGGCCCGAGGTGTGAAGCTGCGTCGGTGGATGCGCGGCGACCAGTCGCCCGCCGCCGTGCTGGGCGCGATCTTCCTCGTGCTCGGTGTGGTGGTCGCGGCCACGAACCCCTCCTATCTCGGGGCCTTCAACATCAACAATCTGCTGTTCATGGCCGCTCCCCTGCTCTTCGTGGGCGCCGCGCAACAGGTGGTGGTGCTCGGCTCCGGGTTCGACCTGTCAGTGGGCCCATTGATGGGGTTCCTCGTGGTTCTCGCCTCGTATTGGATCGTCGACGGCGGCAATCTCTACATCGGCATCGGGCTGATGGTGGCGGGGGCGATCGCCACCGGCGTGGTCAACGGATTCCTCGTGACGAGATTCAACATCAATCCGGTGGTGGTGACCCTGGCGACCTTCATGGCCCTGCAGGGCATCTACCTCGCCCTCCGCTCCACACCGGGTGGAATCATCTTCGGGCCGATCGCCGACCAGATCCAGGCCCGCGTCGGCATCGTGCCGGTGGTCACCATCGTGGCCGTCGTGGTGCTGCTCCTCCTCGAGTTCGCGCTGCGGCGCACCCGCTGGGGCGTGGAGCTCCGCGGCGTCGGCTCGCGCATCGACGCGGCCGGCCGTCTCGGCATCAAGGTCAAGCGCACCCAGTTCTTCTCCTACGTGCTCTGCTCCTTTCTGGTGCTGCCCGCGGCGGTCGTCATGATGGCGCAGATCGGCATCGGCGACGGGCGACCCTCGCTGTCGTACACGCTGGCCTCGGTCACGGTCGTGGTGCTCGCAGGCGCCTCGATCTTCGGCGGGCGCGGGTCGTTCATCGGCATCCTCGCCGCCGCCTTCCTGGTGCAGCAGGTGCTGAACGTCTCGCCGTTCCTCGGCCTCTCGCAGGCCTGGTCGTACTGGCTGCCCGGCCTCATCACCCTGGCCGCGGCCGTGCTCTACGCCCAGCTGCGCCGCACCCGCCGCCGCAAGCGCGCGGCCGCTGTTCCGATCGCCTCACCCGAAGGGAGCGCAGCATGA
- a CDS encoding ABC transporter permease, translating into MSSPATTPSPAESTWRRMLSGSWVGIVVATALLFALSPVIAPGSLGAAPLLSMLPFASVLAIVAAGQTLVVQQRGLDLSVPGMIALAAVLSTGLPQNYGWPLWAAVIAGIVGPGIVGLVNGILVTYFRVMPLVVTLGMNAVLLGTVFFIADGTPSGAPAALNGFALDRTLGIPNTVLIAVVIVVIAGLVTQRSIIGKRLTAVGVSERAAAALGIRVNAYQMFAYAFAGLCYGAGGVLLAGYTKTPPLFLGDSYLLPSVAAVVLGGTALTGGLASVVSTGIAALFLTQLGQLLRSLGWQDALQLIAQAVVLIAVVLLRELVPVVLRRRASRRVARSGVPAPK; encoded by the coding sequence ATGAGCTCGCCCGCCACCACCCCGAGCCCCGCCGAGTCGACCTGGCGCCGGATGCTCTCCGGCAGCTGGGTGGGCATCGTCGTGGCCACCGCCCTGCTCTTCGCGCTGTCGCCCGTCATCGCACCCGGCAGTCTCGGAGCGGCGCCACTGCTCAGCATGCTGCCCTTCGCATCCGTTCTGGCCATCGTGGCCGCCGGGCAGACCCTGGTGGTGCAGCAGCGCGGCCTCGATCTCTCGGTGCCCGGGATGATCGCGCTCGCCGCGGTGCTGTCGACCGGCCTCCCGCAGAACTACGGCTGGCCGCTCTGGGCCGCGGTGATCGCGGGCATCGTGGGCCCCGGCATCGTGGGGCTCGTGAACGGCATCCTGGTGACCTACTTCCGGGTGATGCCGCTGGTCGTCACCCTCGGTATGAACGCGGTGCTGCTCGGCACCGTGTTCTTCATCGCCGACGGCACCCCCTCCGGGGCCCCCGCGGCTCTGAACGGTTTCGCGCTCGACCGCACCCTGGGCATCCCGAACACGGTGCTCATCGCGGTGGTGATCGTGGTGATCGCGGGGCTCGTGACGCAGCGTTCGATCATCGGCAAACGACTCACCGCGGTCGGCGTGAGCGAACGCGCGGCGGCGGCGCTCGGCATCCGGGTGAACGCCTACCAGATGTTCGCCTACGCGTTCGCGGGTCTCTGCTACGGCGCCGGTGGGGTGCTGCTCGCGGGCTACACGAAGACCCCGCCGCTGTTCCTCGGCGACTCCTACCTGCTGCCCTCGGTGGCCGCCGTGGTGCTCGGCGGCACGGCGCTCACCGGCGGGCTCGCCAGTGTGGTCTCGACCGGCATCGCGGCGCTCTTCCTCACCCAGCTGGGTCAGTTGCTGCGTTCGCTCGGCTGGCAGGATGCGTTGCAGCTGATCGCGCAGGCGGTGGTGCTGATCGCGGTGGTGCTCCTTCGCGAGCTGGTGCCCGTCGTGCTCCGCCGCCGAGCGAGTCGCCGGGTAGCGCGAAGTGGTGTCCCCGCGCCCAAGTAG
- a CDS encoding sigma-54-dependent Fis family transcriptional regulator: MPLHFDADRVQEVKDDFLAAEAPTHTVNPELLSSWQRSKAALGVPSNIRDVPLVADDLLDAHLLDMFQAPLTRVSDDLDGTGLGLLLADSQGRILQRWSHDPNALHHLDRLGTVRGAVLAEDVVGTNGVGTVAATGKSVQISGVEHFADFYSGAVCTGSPVRHPMTGKLLAVVTISSDISERSGLLRPLINSVTMQLEQQVLDVEQPAARMMFSAFLDTARAQSGPVVAFGPQGLVMQSQKAGRLTVSDLNLLQQLTSEQPRSGRFSLELSTGTAELKVTALDDGAGVIVVLDRERRNTTMSIGPARPQLVGRSPEWLTVVHQVARHRETRRPLIIAGEPGTGKASLALGLPFRPGSPVTQGLVTDAAERHVTGSRKWLQKLSERLNASAPVIVRGVETLDAHTVDGVKSLVETTTGRGPVLFTLSAQSREEAEVQGSRLGMSVIWVPALRDRIADVPALWHVFAEQIAPGAGLELRADALELLRTYRWPGNLKELRSVLEQLSITGKRGAVLPGDLPQAMQGTRVLSMIERVELEAIRKALQEADGNRSKAAEILGLSRATVYRKMKAYRLTA; encoded by the coding sequence GTGCCTCTCCACTTCGACGCCGACCGCGTTCAGGAGGTCAAAGACGACTTCCTGGCCGCGGAGGCACCCACCCACACCGTCAATCCCGAACTGCTCAGCTCCTGGCAGCGTTCCAAAGCCGCCCTCGGCGTGCCGAGCAACATCCGCGACGTGCCCTTGGTCGCCGACGACCTGCTCGACGCGCACCTTCTCGACATGTTCCAGGCACCGCTCACCCGGGTCTCCGACGACCTCGACGGCACGGGGCTCGGTCTCCTCCTCGCCGACTCGCAGGGGCGCATCCTGCAGCGCTGGTCGCACGACCCCAACGCCCTGCACCACCTCGACCGGCTCGGCACCGTGCGGGGCGCGGTGCTCGCCGAAGACGTGGTGGGCACCAACGGGGTGGGCACGGTCGCGGCCACCGGCAAGAGCGTGCAGATCTCGGGCGTCGAGCACTTCGCCGACTTCTACAGCGGCGCCGTGTGCACCGGATCGCCGGTGCGGCATCCGATGACCGGCAAACTGCTCGCCGTGGTCACCATCTCGAGCGACATCTCCGAGCGCAGTGGCCTGCTGCGGCCCCTCATCAACTCGGTCACCATGCAGCTGGAGCAGCAGGTTCTCGACGTGGAGCAGCCGGCCGCCCGGATGATGTTCAGCGCCTTCCTCGACACCGCGCGCGCCCAGTCGGGCCCGGTGGTGGCCTTCGGGCCGCAGGGGCTCGTGATGCAGAGCCAGAAAGCCGGGCGGCTCACGGTGTCCGACCTCAACCTCCTGCAACAGCTCACCTCGGAGCAGCCGCGCTCGGGCCGCTTCTCGCTGGAGCTCTCCACCGGCACGGCCGAACTGAAGGTCACCGCCCTCGACGACGGCGCCGGCGTGATCGTGGTGCTCGACCGGGAACGCCGCAACACCACGATGAGCATCGGCCCGGCCCGCCCGCAACTCGTGGGGCGGTCGCCCGAGTGGCTCACGGTGGTGCACCAGGTGGCGCGGCACCGCGAAACGCGGCGGCCGCTGATCATCGCCGGTGAACCCGGCACCGGCAAGGCGTCGCTCGCACTCGGGCTGCCCTTCCGGCCCGGCTCGCCGGTGACGCAGGGCCTCGTGACGGATGCCGCGGAACGCCACGTGACCGGAAGTCGCAAATGGCTGCAGAAGCTCTCGGAGCGACTGAACGCCTCCGCGCCCGTGATCGTGCGGGGCGTCGAGACGCTCGACGCGCACACGGTCGACGGCGTGAAATCCTTGGTCGAGACCACCACCGGTCGGGGCCCCGTGCTCTTCACCCTCTCGGCGCAATCGCGCGAAGAGGCCGAGGTGCAGGGCAGCCGGCTCGGCATGTCGGTGATCTGGGTGCCGGCGCTCCGCGACCGCATCGCCGATGTTCCGGCGCTCTGGCACGTCTTCGCCGAGCAGATCGCTCCTGGCGCCGGACTCGAACTGCGCGCCGACGCGCTCGAACTGCTGCGCACCTACCGTTGGCCCGGCAACCTCAAAGAGCTGCGCAGCGTGCTCGAACAGCTCTCCATCACCGGTAAACGCGGCGCCGTGCTGCCGGGCGATCTGCCGCAGGCCATGCAAGGCACCAGGGTGCTCTCGATGATCGAGCGCGTGGAGTTGGAAGCGATCCGCAAGGCGTTGCAGGAGGCTGATGGGAATCGGTCAAAAGCGGCGGAGATTCTTGGTCTGTCTCGGGCTACTGTCTATCGGAAGATGAAGGCCTACCGGTTGACTGCCTGA
- a CDS encoding Gfo/Idh/MocA family protein: protein MSRSLRAAVVGYGTGGRVFHAPLIAADSAYELRMIATGDRERAADAAARYGGGVVVAGADAVLVRASELDLVVVTSPNETHAPLAHRALEAGLDVVVDKPFALSSAEGRAVIEHAEAVGRRVTVFQNRRWDGDFLTVERLIRQGDDGPLGEVRQFESAFEWWKPELSTKWKETAAAERGGGILFDLGPHLIDQAIRLFGPVDEVHAELDRRRPGAVTDDDSFLSLRHANGVRSRLWFSAVSPWNRPRFRVVGSHAVFETEGLDPQESQLKAGVPVNDPAFGHGHPDGLLRSPESTSAVTVAPGAYPEFYRLLAQALTTGAPLPVDPRDSLTVLDIIERAHAS, encoded by the coding sequence ATGAGTAGGTCTTTGCGTGCTGCTGTTGTGGGGTATGGGACTGGGGGGCGCGTGTTTCATGCGCCGCTGATCGCGGCGGATTCCGCCTACGAGTTGCGGATGATTGCTACTGGGGACCGTGAGCGAGCCGCTGACGCGGCCGCTCGGTATGGGGGAGGGGTGGTGGTCGCGGGGGCTGATGCGGTGTTAGTGCGGGCATCTGAGCTCGATCTCGTGGTGGTGACCAGTCCGAACGAGACGCATGCGCCGCTCGCCCATCGGGCGCTCGAGGCGGGGCTCGACGTGGTTGTGGATAAGCCGTTCGCGTTGTCGTCGGCGGAAGGGCGCGCGGTGATCGAGCACGCCGAAGCGGTGGGGCGGCGGGTCACCGTGTTTCAGAATCGGCGGTGGGACGGGGACTTCCTGACCGTCGAGCGACTGATCAGGCAGGGTGACGACGGGCCGCTCGGGGAGGTGCGACAGTTCGAGTCGGCCTTCGAGTGGTGGAAGCCGGAGCTCAGCACCAAATGGAAGGAGACGGCGGCGGCCGAGCGGGGCGGCGGCATCCTGTTCGACCTGGGGCCGCACCTCATCGACCAGGCGATCCGGCTGTTCGGGCCGGTCGACGAGGTGCACGCCGAACTCGATCGCCGGAGGCCCGGGGCGGTCACCGACGACGACAGCTTCCTCAGCCTGCGCCACGCGAACGGCGTGCGCAGCCGGCTCTGGTTCAGCGCCGTGTCGCCGTGGAACCGGCCGCGCTTCCGCGTGGTGGGCTCCCACGCCGTGTTCGAGACCGAGGGTCTCGACCCGCAGGAGTCGCAGCTGAAGGCGGGCGTGCCGGTGAACGACCCGGCGTTCGGGCACGGGCATCCGGATGGCCTGCTGCGCTCACCCGAGTCGACCAGTGCGGTCACCGTGGCCCCTGGCGCCTACCCCGAGTTCTACCGCCTCCTCGCCCAGGCACTTACGACGGGAGCCCCGCTCCCCGTCGACCCCCGCGACTCCCTGACCGTGCTCGACATCATCGAGCGCGCCCACGCCTCCTGA
- a CDS encoding NAD-dependent succinate-semialdehyde dehydrogenase, with the protein MTTLTTTSGTVTLRDHTVPIGLYIDGGWLPVESTFDVVNPATGDVIAQVADGGATDALAALDAAAAAQDSWRAVPPRERANLFHRAHALLLERADAIAEVMTLESGKPLAEARGEFQLSADFFLWYAEQVAHIHGTYAEGSRGGYRVITTHQPVGPSLLITPWNFPLLMIARKAGAALGAGCTVVVKSAKETPLTGAQFVKVLHDAGFPPGVVNLIHTTHSADVSSTVMADPRLRKVSFTGSTGVGSTLLKQAAPGIVNASMELGGDGPFVVLDDADVELAAQQAILNKFRNAGQACVAANRIIVHSAVAEEFTRRFVELTRQLRVGDGFDDAVDVGPIISAKQRDGVASLVAELSAIDSELLTGGSPIDRDGYFFEPTVFTVNDRDNAVCNKELFAPIATIYTVDSTAEAIRVANDTSYGLAAYVFTRDLSRAIAVSERLDSGMVGINRGIMADPAASFGGVKSSGLGREGGHHAIDEFLEPKYLAITVDETAGLE; encoded by the coding sequence ATGACGACTCTGACGACAACGAGCGGAACGGTCACGCTCCGCGACCACACCGTGCCGATCGGCCTCTACATCGACGGCGGGTGGTTGCCTGTCGAATCGACCTTCGACGTGGTGAACCCTGCCACAGGCGACGTGATCGCCCAGGTCGCCGACGGCGGGGCGACGGATGCGCTGGCCGCCCTCGATGCCGCTGCGGCCGCGCAGGATTCCTGGCGCGCCGTGCCGCCCCGCGAGCGGGCGAACCTCTTCCACCGGGCGCACGCCCTTTTGCTCGAGCGCGCCGACGCGATCGCCGAGGTGATGACGCTGGAGAGTGGCAAGCCGCTCGCCGAGGCGCGGGGCGAGTTCCAGCTCTCGGCCGACTTCTTCCTCTGGTACGCCGAGCAGGTGGCGCACATCCACGGCACCTACGCCGAAGGCTCCCGCGGCGGCTACCGCGTGATCACGACCCACCAGCCGGTCGGGCCGTCGCTGCTCATCACGCCGTGGAACTTCCCGCTGCTGATGATCGCCCGCAAGGCCGGAGCCGCGCTCGGCGCCGGCTGCACGGTGGTGGTCAAATCGGCCAAGGAGACCCCGCTCACCGGCGCCCAGTTCGTGAAGGTGCTGCACGATGCGGGCTTCCCGCCGGGCGTCGTGAACCTCATCCACACCACGCACTCGGCCGACGTCTCGTCGACCGTGATGGCCGACCCGCGCCTCCGCAAGGTCAGCTTCACCGGGTCGACCGGGGTCGGCAGCACGCTCTTGAAGCAGGCGGCTCCCGGCATCGTGAACGCCTCGATGGAGCTCGGCGGCGACGGACCCTTCGTGGTGCTCGACGACGCCGATGTCGAACTCGCCGCCCAGCAGGCCATCCTGAACAAGTTCCGTAACGCCGGACAGGCCTGCGTGGCCGCGAACCGCATCATCGTGCACAGCGCGGTGGCGGAGGAGTTCACCCGCCGCTTCGTCGAACTCACCCGGCAGCTGCGGGTCGGCGACGGCTTCGACGACGCCGTCGACGTGGGGCCGATCATCTCGGCGAAGCAGCGCGACGGAGTGGCGTCGCTGGTCGCCGAGCTCTCGGCGATCGACTCCGAGCTGCTCACCGGCGGCTCCCCCATCGACCGCGACGGCTACTTCTTCGAGCCCACCGTGTTCACGGTGAACGATCGCGACAACGCGGTGTGCAACAAGGAGCTGTTCGCGCCGATCGCCACCATCTACACCGTCGACTCCACCGCCGAGGCGATCCGCGTGGCCAACGACACGAGCTACGGGCTCGCCGCCTACGTGTTCACCCGCGACCTCTCCCGCGCCATCGCGGTCAGCGAGCGGCTCGATTCGGGCATGGTGGGCATCAACCGCGGGATCATGGCCGATCCCGCCGCCTCGTTCGGCGGCGTCAAGTCCTCCGGCCTCGGCCGCGAGGGCGGGCACCACGCGATCGACGAATTCCTCGAGCCGAAATACCTCGCCATCACCGTCGATGAGACTGCAGGACTGGAGTAG